From the Paludisphaera mucosa genome, one window contains:
- a CDS encoding 3-keto-disaccharide hydrolase — protein MRRLLGAIPTVLLSTVLLLGFDEPPPAAPLFDGKSLEGWVAEHGDGFVVRDEVLTSKPGSGWLRTAKAYKNFQLDLEFRILKEGSEGGLFFRTNPESAPAEPFWPARGYQIPLADGEGRLMLFGHGTNPPRFERKADALKTAAKEPGAWQKLSLKAIGPHVEVSLNDVLVTVADDVDPAGGHLGLYDKTGPYEWKNLTIRVQPD, from the coding sequence ATGAGACGTCTGCTGGGGGCGATCCCGACCGTCCTGCTGTCGACGGTGCTCCTGCTCGGATTCGACGAGCCCCCCCCGGCGGCCCCCCTCTTCGACGGCAAGTCGCTGGAAGGGTGGGTCGCCGAGCACGGCGACGGATTCGTCGTCCGCGACGAGGTCCTGACGAGCAAGCCCGGCAGCGGCTGGCTGCGGACCGCCAAGGCGTACAAGAACTTCCAGCTCGACCTGGAGTTCCGGATCTTGAAGGAAGGCTCCGAGGGGGGGCTCTTCTTCCGCACCAACCCCGAATCCGCGCCGGCCGAGCCGTTCTGGCCCGCACGCGGCTACCAGATCCCGCTGGCCGACGGCGAGGGCAGGCTCATGCTCTTCGGCCACGGCACCAATCCGCCCCGGTTCGAGCGCAAGGCCGACGCCCTCAAGACGGCCGCGAAGGAGCCGGGCGCCTGGCAGAAGCTGTCGCTCAAGGCGATCGGCCCCCACGTGGAAGTCAGCCTCAACGACGTGCTCGTCACCGTGGCCGACGACGTCGATCCCGCGGGCGGGCACCTCGGGCTGTACGACAAGACCGGGCCCTACGAGTGGAAGAACCTGACGATCCGGGTTCAGCCCGACTGA
- a CDS encoding TIGR00730 family Rossman fold protein: MDHDQDAPESSCGGLANGRQGDGADGRKTRIIQRPPGARRGLNPRMKAAEPTEDEQLLNRATTSEKRPPSPRMPELGAFTHEEPWRVLRIQGEFVHGINALAEVGAAVSVFGSARLGEADPLYADARKLGRLLSEAGFAVITGGGPGIMEAANRGAQEAGGYSIGCNIELPFEQATNPYTDLSINFRYFFVRKTMFVKFSDGFVIFPGGFGTLDELFEALTLVQTRKIKRFPILLYGKAYWQGLIDWVVSTLLERKTISPEDMNLLIATDSLEEIRDVLVECYQTRCWEAWKHSVGASLDADPPGAPATAVDPTKADAQ; encoded by the coding sequence ATGGATCACGATCAAGACGCCCCCGAGTCGTCCTGCGGGGGGCTGGCGAATGGACGCCAGGGCGATGGGGCGGACGGCCGGAAAACCCGAATCATCCAGAGGCCCCCGGGGGCCCGGCGCGGCCTGAACCCGCGGATGAAGGCCGCCGAGCCCACCGAGGACGAGCAGCTCCTGAATCGTGCGACGACGAGCGAAAAGCGGCCCCCCTCGCCCCGCATGCCCGAGCTGGGCGCGTTCACCCACGAGGAGCCCTGGCGGGTCCTGCGGATCCAGGGCGAGTTCGTCCACGGCATCAACGCCCTCGCCGAGGTCGGCGCGGCGGTGAGCGTCTTCGGCTCGGCCCGGCTGGGCGAGGCCGACCCGCTCTACGCCGACGCGCGGAAGCTCGGCCGGCTGCTCTCCGAGGCCGGCTTCGCCGTCATCACCGGCGGCGGCCCGGGGATCATGGAGGCGGCGAACCGCGGCGCGCAGGAGGCCGGCGGCTACTCGATCGGCTGCAACATCGAGCTGCCCTTCGAGCAGGCGACCAACCCGTACACCGACCTCTCGATCAACTTCCGCTACTTCTTCGTCCGCAAGACGATGTTCGTCAAGTTCTCGGACGGCTTCGTCATCTTCCCCGGCGGCTTCGGCACGCTCGACGAGCTGTTCGAGGCCCTCACGCTGGTCCAGACGCGGAAGATCAAGCGGTTCCCGATCCTGCTCTATGGCAAGGCCTACTGGCAGGGCCTGATCGACTGGGTCGTGTCGACCCTGCTGGAACGCAAGACGATCTCGCCCGAGGACATGAATCTCCTAATCGCCACGGATTCGCTCGAAGAGATCCGCGACGTTCTCGTAGAATGCTACCAGACCCGGTGCTGGGAGGCCTGGAAGCACTCCGTCGGCGCCAGCCTCGACGCCGACCCGCCCGGCGCCCCCGCGACGGCCGTCGACCCGACCAAGGCCGACGCCCAGTAA
- a CDS encoding galactokinase — translation MDDVEAFLRSLAAAGSGALFEAGLPIAVARAPGRLDVMGGIADYSGSLVLQMPIREAALVAVQEVGEGEGLRIVSEAVEAGGPSRSFALDRDALDILLDASYERARELLGRVPDASWAGYVAGVLVVLAREEGGRFGRGLRILVRSEVPEGKGVSSSAAVEVATMRAVAAATGLELEGSRLASLCQRVENYVVGAPCGIMDQTASALGREGELLALLCQPAEVRGFVPIPASIGFWGVDSGIRHAVGGSDYGAVRTGAFMGYRILADLAGLRPSGRDEAGVLTIDDPAWRGFLANVTPEEFERRFRDRLPETISGAEFLERHQGLTDPVTRVDPARTYAVRQPTAHPVYENDRVRRFAALLGSAHDEASLRAMGELMAGSHASYSACGLGSGGTDRLVELVREAGPAAGLYGAKITGGGSGGTVAILGKADAGAAVAELARRYGRETGRAAHVFEGSSPGACQFGTRLHTISREERTCPTP, via the coding sequence GTGGATGACGTCGAGGCGTTCCTCCGTTCGCTCGCGGCGGCGGGCTCCGGCGCCCTCTTCGAGGCCGGCCTGCCGATCGCGGTCGCCCGCGCGCCGGGGCGGCTCGACGTCATGGGCGGGATCGCCGACTACTCGGGCTCGCTGGTGCTCCAGATGCCGATCCGCGAGGCGGCCCTCGTCGCCGTGCAGGAGGTCGGGGAAGGGGAGGGACTGCGGATCGTCAGCGAGGCCGTCGAGGCCGGCGGCCCCTCGCGATCGTTCGCCCTCGACCGCGACGCGCTGGACATTCTGCTGGACGCCTCCTACGAGCGGGCCCGGGAACTCCTGGGCCGCGTCCCGGACGCCTCCTGGGCCGGGTACGTCGCCGGGGTGCTGGTGGTTCTGGCCCGCGAGGAAGGGGGGCGGTTCGGCCGCGGCCTGCGGATCCTGGTGCGGTCGGAGGTCCCCGAGGGCAAGGGGGTCAGCTCCTCCGCGGCGGTGGAGGTCGCGACGATGCGGGCCGTCGCGGCGGCGACCGGCCTGGAGCTGGAAGGGAGTCGGCTGGCGTCGCTCTGCCAGCGGGTCGAGAACTACGTCGTCGGCGCGCCGTGCGGGATCATGGACCAGACGGCCTCGGCCCTGGGCCGGGAGGGCGAGCTGCTCGCGTTGCTCTGCCAGCCGGCCGAGGTGCGAGGCTTCGTGCCGATCCCGGCGTCGATCGGCTTCTGGGGGGTCGACTCGGGGATCCGCCACGCGGTCGGCGGCAGCGACTACGGGGCCGTCCGCACGGGGGCGTTCATGGGCTACCGGATCCTCGCAGACCTGGCGGGCCTGCGGCCCTCGGGCCGCGACGAGGCCGGCGTCCTGACCATCGACGACCCGGCCTGGCGCGGGTTCCTGGCGAACGTGACGCCCGAGGAATTCGAGCGCCGGTTCCGCGACCGCCTGCCCGAGACGATCTCCGGCGCGGAGTTCCTCGAACGCCACCAGGGGCTGACCGACCCCGTCACCCGCGTCGACCCGGCCCGGACGTACGCCGTCCGGCAGCCGACGGCCCACCCCGTTTACGAGAACGACCGCGTGCGCCGGTTCGCCGCGCTGCTGGGATCGGCCCATGACGAGGCTTCGCTGCGGGCGATGGGCGAGCTGATGGCCGGCTCGCACGCCAGCTATTCGGCCTGCGGCCTGGGCTCGGGCGGCACCGACCGGCTCGTCGAGCTGGTCCGCGAGGCGGGCCCGGCCGCCGGCCTGTATGGGGCCAAGATCACCGGCGGCGGCAGCGGCGGCACGGTCGCGATCCTGGGAAAGGCCGACGCCGGCGCGGCCGTCGCCGAACTGGCCCGCCGCTACGGCCGCGAGACCGGCCGTGCGGCCCACGTCTTCGAGGGGTCGTCTCCCGGCGCCTGCCAGTTCGGGACGCGACTGCACACGATCAGCCGGGAGGAGCGAACGTGCCCGACGCCTTGA
- a CDS encoding site-2 protease family protein, whose product MRLSWKLGRIAGIDVFLHPTFFLIFLFEEARTRLPLLLAMFGCVLLHEFGHALAARRFGIETADITLYPIGGVARLTRMPRAPGVELAIALAGPAVNLAIAAGLYLSLGVFSTAGMGEFFAELLVVNLVLAAFNMIPAFPMDGGRVLRAMLSGWLGRARATTFAASVGRALAVGFGVYSLLNLDLLPVALAAFIYMAGGAEEAGVLAEERRRGGSVEGVDWSAPAGYRWVQTDQGVWRLAPASAASRASSWGGVR is encoded by the coding sequence ATGAGACTCTCCTGGAAACTCGGCCGGATCGCGGGGATCGACGTATTCCTGCACCCGACCTTCTTCCTGATCTTCCTTTTCGAGGAAGCCCGCACGCGCCTGCCGCTGCTCCTGGCGATGTTCGGCTGCGTGCTGCTGCACGAGTTCGGCCACGCCCTGGCGGCCCGGCGTTTCGGCATCGAGACGGCCGACATCACCCTCTACCCGATCGGCGGCGTCGCCCGCCTGACGCGAATGCCCCGCGCCCCGGGCGTGGAGCTGGCGATCGCGCTGGCGGGGCCCGCCGTGAACCTGGCGATCGCGGCCGGTCTCTATCTTTCGCTCGGCGTCTTTTCGACCGCCGGGATGGGCGAGTTCTTCGCCGAGCTGCTGGTGGTGAACCTGGTGCTGGCCGCGTTCAACATGATCCCGGCGTTCCCGATGGACGGCGGCCGCGTGCTGCGGGCCATGCTCAGCGGCTGGCTCGGCCGGGCGCGGGCCACGACGTTCGCGGCGAGCGTGGGCCGGGCGCTGGCGGTCGGCTTCGGGGTCTACAGCCTGCTGAACCTCGACCTTCTCCCGGTCGCGCTCGCCGCCTTCATCTACATGGCGGGGGGGGCCGAAGAGGCGGGCGTTCTGGCCGAGGAGCGGCGTCGGGGGGGCTCCGTCGAGGGCGTCGATTGGAGCGCGCCGGCGGGCTACCGCTGGGTCCAGACCGATCAGGGCGTCTGGCGGCTGGCGCCCGCCTCGGCCGCGTCGCGGGCCTCCTCGTGGGGCGGCGTGCGATGA
- the galT gene encoding galactose-1-phosphate uridylyltransferase, whose translation MNWEQRWHPLREEWVVLAAHRNNRPWTGGSVGGPARLVPRYDPTCYLCPGNARVGGVRNPDYRGVFVFDNDLPCVGPDAPADLPEPPPPYRVERASGVARVVCYTPRHDLTLAELGRAGAVDLLTAWQDQFRDLAGRPEVAHVLMFENKGEVVGVSNPHPHCQIYATNFVFKTIANEAEIGGRYWSRERRTLMQDVIAAEQADGRRILAENGSAIGFIPYFARYAYETFVAPKEPHQNLAELSAAEIDDLAGVLEAVLIRFDNLWEMSFPYVMALHQAPTDGRRHEGFHFHIEFHPPLRKPGLLKYLAGPEVGGGSFLSDTCPEEKAAELLAVSTVHYKHRDPAKEADRG comes from the coding sequence ATGAATTGGGAACAGCGCTGGCACCCGTTGCGCGAGGAGTGGGTGGTCCTGGCCGCCCACCGGAACAACCGTCCCTGGACGGGCGGGAGCGTCGGCGGGCCCGCCAGGCTCGTGCCGCGGTATGACCCGACGTGCTACCTCTGCCCGGGCAACGCCCGCGTCGGCGGCGTGCGGAACCCCGACTACCGGGGCGTCTTCGTCTTCGACAACGACCTGCCCTGCGTCGGCCCGGACGCGCCCGCGGACCTGCCCGAGCCGCCGCCGCCGTACCGGGTCGAGCGGGCCTCGGGCGTGGCCCGCGTCGTCTGCTACACGCCGCGCCACGACCTGACGTTGGCGGAGCTGGGCCGCGCCGGCGCGGTCGACCTGCTGACGGCCTGGCAGGACCAGTTCCGCGACCTGGCGGGCCGGCCCGAGGTCGCGCACGTCCTGATGTTCGAGAACAAGGGGGAGGTCGTCGGGGTCTCGAACCCGCATCCCCATTGCCAGATCTACGCGACCAACTTCGTCTTCAAGACGATCGCCAACGAGGCCGAGATCGGCGGCCGGTACTGGTCGCGGGAGCGCCGGACCTTGATGCAGGACGTGATCGCCGCCGAGCAGGCCGACGGCCGCCGGATCCTGGCCGAGAACGGCTCGGCGATCGGCTTCATCCCCTATTTCGCCCGCTACGCCTACGAGACGTTCGTCGCCCCCAAGGAGCCGCACCAGAACCTCGCCGAGCTGTCGGCGGCCGAGATCGACGACCTGGCCGGCGTGCTCGAAGCCGTGCTGATCCGCTTCGACAACCTGTGGGAGATGTCCTTCCCGTACGTCATGGCCCTGCACCAGGCCCCGACCGACGGCCGGCGGCACGAAGGGTTCCATTTCCACATCGAGTTCCACCCGCCCCTGCGAAAGCCCGGCCTTCTCAAGTACCTGGCCGGCCCCGAGGTCGGCGGGGGGAGCTTCCTGAGCGACACCTGCCCCGAGGAGAAGGCGGCCGAGCTGCTCGCCGTCTCGACGGTCCACTACAAGCACCGCGATCCGGCGAAGGAGGCCGACCGTGGATGA
- a CDS encoding efflux RND transporter periplasmic adaptor subunit gives MTTWKTAAFVGLSALATLSMAAVGQSGPAQSPAAATLVLDSHDQLATIDWIEKSDVAALREGVIEKMELRLGDAVQEGAVIGTLHKEIAELTVAKSKLTAENEGPILKADAAKEVAASVVARNRRLVARKADMVSQEEMTKSEGEFKVAMAQLKEAQEQDAINEAELALAVQMLKEHTIAAPFPGIVIKRYKEPGESVRANEAVVQIGNLARLSATAFVPIDYAFRVKVGQVVELQARLEGSRGDQPIERKVFRGVIKFVDPQVQAIAESAVRVRAEFENPNLELRPGVKAALTIFLSDDVAARPSPTAR, from the coding sequence ATGACCACCTGGAAGACCGCCGCATTCGTGGGCCTGAGCGCCCTGGCGACCCTGTCCATGGCCGCCGTCGGCCAGAGCGGGCCCGCCCAGTCTCCCGCCGCCGCCACCCTCGTCCTCGACTCCCACGACCAGCTCGCCACCATCGACTGGATCGAGAAGTCCGACGTCGCCGCCCTCCGCGAGGGCGTCATCGAGAAGATGGAGCTGCGCCTGGGCGACGCCGTCCAGGAGGGCGCGGTCATCGGCACGCTCCACAAGGAGATCGCCGAGCTGACCGTCGCCAAGAGCAAGCTCACGGCCGAGAACGAGGGCCCGATCCTGAAGGCCGACGCCGCCAAGGAGGTCGCCGCCTCGGTCGTCGCCCGCAACCGCCGGCTGGTCGCCCGCAAGGCCGACATGGTCTCCCAGGAGGAGATGACCAAGTCCGAGGGCGAGTTCAAGGTCGCCATGGCCCAGCTCAAGGAGGCCCAGGAGCAGGACGCGATCAACGAGGCCGAGCTGGCCCTGGCCGTCCAGATGCTCAAGGAGCACACGATCGCCGCGCCGTTCCCCGGCATCGTCATCAAGCGCTACAAGGAGCCCGGCGAGAGCGTGCGGGCGAACGAGGCCGTCGTCCAGATCGGCAACCTGGCCCGGCTCTCGGCCACCGCGTTCGTGCCCATCGACTACGCCTTCCGCGTCAAGGTCGGCCAGGTCGTCGAGCTGCAGGCCCGCCTCGAGGGGAGCCGCGGCGACCAGCCGATCGAACGCAAGGTCTTCCGGGGCGTCATCAAATTCGTCGACCCCCAGGTCCAGGCCATCGCCGAGAGCGCCGTCCGCGTCCGCGCCGAGTTCGAGAACCCGAACCTCGAGCTGCGGCCCGGCGTGAAGGCGGCCCTGACCATCTTCCTGAGCGACGACGTCGCCGCCCGGCCGTCGCCGACGGCCCGCTGA
- a CDS encoding sodium:solute symporter family protein, with the protein MNGLATAPWLLAQQAAVEAPLISLGVLDLAIIVVYFVMVLGIGWYLKQQTTTGEDFFLAGREMTAWIAGLSFLSANLGSLELMGWAAAAYQYGILGTHWYWIGAIPAMLFLGLIMMPFYYISKTHSVPGYLKLRFGEASRGFAAISFAFMTILMSGINMYSMALVMKVVLGWDIHFSIWVSSLTVAAYVALGGLKSAIFNEVLQFVLIWAGALLVPILGLYEVGGWGGLKERIAQNLGRGDYVHLWSTLGSFQDNPMGIHWTGIVLGLGWVISFGYWTTDFLVVQRVLAAKDLRAAKAAPVIGAAFKMAVPFIVILPGLLGLALLDVKLMPEAEALKTGGHSYNEVLPLMLARYCGPGLLGLGITALIAGFMAGMAGNVSAFATVWTYDVYRAYINKDATDAHYLNHGRLCTIVGVVVSIGAAYLVMHFASIMDYVQALFSFFIAPLFGTVLLGMLWKRASPAGGFYGLLAGTLSSIGMWIWVRLDPGALAIVALSSHAQAMAENMYRALWSWIVCVVVTVAVSYATKPKPDSELVGLVYGCTELPDEGDAPWHERPAFWAAAVGVVFVILNVLFW; encoded by the coding sequence ATGAACGGACTAGCAACCGCCCCCTGGCTCCTCGCCCAGCAGGCCGCCGTCGAGGCCCCGTTGATCTCGCTGGGGGTCCTCGACCTGGCGATCATCGTCGTCTACTTCGTGATGGTCCTGGGGATCGGCTGGTACCTCAAGCAGCAGACCACCACGGGCGAGGACTTCTTCCTCGCCGGCCGCGAGATGACCGCCTGGATCGCCGGCCTCAGCTTCCTGTCGGCCAACCTGGGCTCGCTGGAGCTGATGGGCTGGGCCGCGGCGGCCTATCAGTACGGCATCCTGGGGACGCACTGGTACTGGATCGGCGCGATCCCGGCCATGCTGTTCCTGGGCCTGATCATGATGCCCTTCTACTACATTTCCAAGACCCACTCCGTCCCGGGCTACCTGAAGCTGCGGTTCGGCGAGGCCAGCCGGGGCTTCGCGGCGATCTCGTTCGCGTTCATGACGATCCTGATGAGCGGGATCAACATGTACTCGATGGCCCTGGTGATGAAGGTCGTCCTGGGCTGGGACATCCACTTCAGCATCTGGGTCTCGTCGCTCACCGTGGCGGCCTACGTGGCCCTCGGCGGCCTCAAGTCGGCGATCTTCAACGAGGTCCTGCAGTTCGTGTTGATCTGGGCGGGTGCCCTGCTGGTGCCGATCCTGGGGCTGTACGAGGTCGGCGGCTGGGGCGGGCTGAAGGAGCGGATCGCGCAGAACCTGGGGCGCGGCGACTACGTCCACCTGTGGAGCACGCTGGGCTCGTTCCAGGACAACCCGATGGGCATCCACTGGACGGGCATCGTGCTGGGCCTGGGCTGGGTGATCTCGTTCGGCTACTGGACGACCGACTTCCTGGTCGTCCAGCGGGTGCTGGCGGCGAAGGACCTGAGGGCGGCCAAGGCGGCCCCGGTCATCGGCGCGGCGTTCAAGATGGCCGTGCCGTTCATCGTGATCCTGCCCGGCCTGCTCGGCCTGGCCCTGCTCGACGTCAAGCTGATGCCCGAGGCCGAGGCCCTCAAAACCGGGGGCCACAGCTACAACGAGGTGCTCCCCCTGATGCTCGCGCGGTACTGCGGCCCGGGGCTGCTGGGGCTGGGGATCACGGCCCTGATCGCCGGCTTCATGGCGGGCATGGCCGGCAACGTGAGCGCCTTCGCGACCGTCTGGACCTACGACGTCTACCGGGCCTACATCAACAAGGACGCGACCGACGCCCACTACCTGAACCACGGCCGGCTCTGCACCATCGTGGGCGTGGTCGTGAGCATCGGCGCGGCTTACCTGGTCATGCATTTCGCCAGCATCATGGACTACGTCCAGGCGCTCTTCAGCTTCTTCATCGCCCCCCTGTTCGGCACGGTCCTGCTGGGGATGCTCTGGAAGCGGGCCTCCCCCGCGGGCGGCTTCTACGGCCTGCTGGCGGGCACCCTGTCGTCGATCGGCATGTGGATCTGGGTCCGGCTCGACCCGGGCGCCCTGGCGATCGTCGCCCTGTCGAGCCACGCCCAGGCGATGGCCGAGAACATGTACCGGGCGCTCTGGTCGTGGATCGTCTGCGTCGTCGTGACCGTGGCGGTCAGCTACGCCACGAAGCCCAAGCCCGACTCCGAGCTGGTCGGCCTGGTCTACGGCTGCACCGAGCTGCCCGACGAGGGCGACGCCCCGTGGCACGAGCGCCCGGCCTTCTGGGCGGCGGCCGTCGGGGTTGTCTTCGTGATCCTGAACGTCCTCTTCTGGTGA
- a CDS encoding HlyD family efflux transporter periplasmic adaptor subunit, with product MSAAPSTTPAPYGQAAEHLRVKLRPDLVVQPQFYEGMTHYVIKDPLALKYFRFKIEEYFLLQQFDGKNNLQDVKRAFERKYRPQTISIDDLTRFVAQLHEAGVVQIDSPEQAAALIRRRRKNKWRKVWGFLANILFIKIPVLDPERLLTWMYPAFRWIFTRWFVVGSVALMLAALTLVVSEWSQFYAKLPEFQSFFNWWTIFTFWISLAVVKIIHEFGHGLTAKHYGGEVHEMGMLFLVLTPALYCDVTDSWLLPNKWHRIWISAAGIYVELFLASIATFVWFNTEQGLLNSLSMAVMFICSVNTVLFNANPLLRYDGYYVMSDWLEIPNLRIKSTQFFTYLIQEKVLGLEVPVQSYMPRSRRSLFVTYAVASYLYRWVVTFSILFFLSQVLKPYKLQAVSYMLALGSLVPLLAMPIYQIGKFLRTPGRMRKVKKARAAAFAAAFAAAVAGILLIPTPLRVQGTFVLSPAKPTELYTEVEGQLVELNVRDGDWVKEGAVLAKLVNRDKQKELIQRQSEHDTYWFKALHYSRSPENEGRATARQCVRMAEELEPALAKISEQLGKLVITAPRDGQVLGVPLPETLGQWIKPGKALCEVADPHHLEAHLIVDQSDIDLIRLDRKVPAWVKVYGRSELTLKSEVAQIAKRNREEIPPELSNTAGGEIAAKPDPKTGQVKPQSAVYEVVIPIENPNLEFHPGQRGFAKLDAGTHTFGWWLWRLLTKTFHFTI from the coding sequence ATGAGCGCCGCCCCCTCCACCACCCCGGCCCCCTACGGACAGGCCGCCGAGCACCTCCGGGTGAAGCTCCGCCCGGATCTCGTGGTCCAGCCCCAGTTCTACGAGGGGATGACCCACTACGTCATCAAGGACCCGCTGGCGCTGAAGTACTTCCGATTCAAGATCGAGGAGTACTTCCTGCTGCAGCAGTTCGACGGCAAGAACAACCTCCAGGACGTCAAGCGGGCCTTCGAGCGCAAGTACCGGCCCCAGACGATCTCGATCGACGACCTGACGCGGTTCGTCGCCCAGCTCCACGAGGCGGGCGTCGTCCAGATCGACAGCCCGGAGCAGGCCGCCGCCCTGATCCGCCGCCGCCGCAAGAACAAGTGGCGGAAGGTCTGGGGGTTCCTCGCCAACATCCTGTTCATCAAGATCCCGGTCCTCGACCCCGAGCGGCTGCTGACCTGGATGTACCCGGCCTTCCGCTGGATCTTCACCCGCTGGTTCGTCGTCGGGAGCGTCGCCCTGATGCTCGCCGCCTTGACCTTGGTCGTCAGCGAGTGGAGCCAGTTCTACGCCAAGCTCCCCGAGTTCCAGAGCTTCTTCAACTGGTGGACGATCTTCACGTTCTGGATCAGCCTGGCCGTCGTGAAGATCATCCACGAGTTCGGCCACGGGCTCACCGCCAAGCATTACGGCGGCGAGGTCCACGAGATGGGGATGCTCTTCCTCGTCCTGACGCCGGCCCTCTACTGCGACGTGACCGACAGCTGGCTGCTGCCCAACAAGTGGCACCGGATCTGGATCTCGGCCGCCGGCATCTACGTCGAGCTGTTCCTGGCCAGCATCGCGACCTTCGTCTGGTTCAACACCGAGCAGGGGCTGCTGAACAGCCTGTCGATGGCCGTCATGTTCATCTGCTCGGTGAACACGGTGCTGTTCAACGCCAACCCGCTGCTGCGGTACGACGGCTACTACGTGATGTCGGACTGGCTGGAGATCCCCAACCTGCGGATCAAGAGCACCCAGTTCTTCACCTACCTGATCCAGGAGAAGGTGCTCGGCCTGGAAGTCCCCGTCCAGAGCTACATGCCGCGGTCGCGGCGGTCGCTCTTCGTGACCTACGCGGTGGCAAGCTACCTGTACCGCTGGGTGGTCACGTTCAGCATCCTGTTCTTCCTGTCGCAGGTCCTCAAGCCGTACAAGCTGCAGGCGGTCAGCTACATGCTGGCCCTGGGCTCGCTCGTGCCTCTGCTGGCCATGCCCATCTACCAGATCGGTAAGTTCCTACGCACGCCCGGGAGGATGCGCAAAGTGAAGAAAGCTCGCGCGGCCGCGTTCGCCGCGGCGTTCGCAGCCGCCGTGGCCGGGATCCTGCTGATCCCCACCCCGCTGCGCGTCCAGGGCACGTTCGTCCTGTCGCCCGCCAAGCCCACCGAACTCTACACCGAGGTCGAGGGCCAGCTGGTCGAGCTCAACGTCCGCGACGGCGACTGGGTCAAGGAGGGCGCGGTCCTCGCCAAGCTCGTCAACCGCGACAAGCAGAAGGAGCTGATCCAGCGCCAGTCGGAGCACGACACGTACTGGTTCAAGGCCCTCCACTACAGCCGCAGCCCCGAGAACGAGGGCCGCGCGACGGCCCGCCAGTGCGTCCGGATGGCCGAGGAGCTGGAGCCGGCGCTGGCGAAGATCAGCGAGCAGCTCGGCAAGCTGGTCATCACCGCCCCCCGCGACGGCCAGGTGCTGGGCGTCCCGCTCCCCGAGACCCTGGGGCAGTGGATCAAGCCCGGCAAGGCCCTCTGCGAGGTGGCCGACCCCCACCACCTGGAGGCTCACCTGATCGTCGACCAGTCGGACATCGACCTGATCCGGCTCGACCGCAAGGTCCCGGCGTGGGTCAAGGTCTACGGCCGGTCCGAGCTGACGCTCAAGAGCGAGGTCGCGCAGATCGCCAAGCGCAACCGCGAGGAGATCCCCCCCGAGCTGTCGAACACGGCCGGCGGCGAGATCGCCGCCAAGCCCGACCCCAAGACCGGCCAGGTCAAGCCCCAGTCGGCCGTCTACGAGGTCGTGATCCCGATCGAGAACCCCAACCTGGAATTCCATCCCGGCCAGCGCGGGTTCGCCAAGCTCGACGCCGGCACCCACACCTTCGGCTGGTGGCTCTGGCGGCTCCTCACCAAGACCTTCCACTTCACCATCTGA